From the genome of Castor canadensis chromosome 4, mCasCan1.hap1v2, whole genome shotgun sequence, one region includes:
- the Mrpl44 gene encoding large ribosomal subunit protein mL44 translates to MASGLVRLLQLGPRCLLAAATPALAPPVRGVKKGFRAAFRFQKELERWRLLRCPPPPVRRSEKPNWDYHAEIQAFGHRLQETFSLDLLKTAFVNNCYIKSEEARRQKLGIEKEAVLLNLKDNQELYEQGLSFSQTCLTQFLENEFPDLPTEGIKNVVNFLIGEEVVCHVARNLAVEQLTLSAEFPVPPPVLQRTFFAVIGALLQSSGSERAALFIRDFLITQMTGKELFEMWQIINPMGLLVEELKKRNIPAPESRLTRQSGSTTALPLYFVGLFCDRKLIAEGPGETVLVAEEEAARGALRRLYGFTENRRPWDYTKPKRSLRAEKTSTAGYPTGDEPNKKTGCVTNIRQVFSRS, encoded by the exons ATGGCTTCCGGGCTGGTGAGACTGCTCCAGCTGGGGCCTCGCTGCCTTTTGGCTGCAGCCACCCCTGCGCTCGCCCCGCCGGTTCGGGGGGTGAAGAAGGGATTCCGCGCCGCCTTCCGCTTCCAGAAGGAGTTGGAGAGGTGGCGCCTGCTGCGCTGCCCGCCCCCGCCCGTGCGCCG TTCAGAGAAGCCTAACTGGGATTACCATGCTGAAATACAAGCTTTTGGACATCGATTACAGGAAACCTTTTCCTTAGATCTTCTCAAAACTGCATTTGTTAATAACTGCTATATTAAAAGTGAAGAAGCAAGACGTCAAAAACTTGGAATAGAGAAAGAAGCTGTTCTTCTGAATCTTAAAGATAATCAAGAACTGTATGAACAAGGACTGTCTTTTTCACAAACATGCCTCACACAATTTCTTGAAAATGAGTTCCCAGACTTGCCCACTGAAGGCATCAAAAATGTAGTTAACTTTCTTATTGGTGAGGAAGTTGTGTGTCATGTGGCTAGAAACTTGGCTGTGGAGCAGTTAACACTGAGTGCAGAATTTCCAGTCCCCCCACCTGTATTGCAGCGGACTTTCTTTGCAGTGATTGGAGCTCTGCTACAAAGCAGTGGATCAGAGAGGGCTGCACTTTTCATTAGG GACTTCTTAATTACTCAAATGACTGGAAAAGAGCTCTTTGAGATGTGGCAGATAATAAATCCCATGGGACTACTTGTGGAAGAATTGAAGAAGAGAAATATTCCGGCTCCTGAATCTAGACTTACTAGACAGTCTGGCAGTACCACAGCTTTGCCTTTGTATTTTGTTGGCTTATTCTG TGATAGGAAGTTGATTGCAGAAGGACCTGGAGAAACAGTATTGGTTGCAGAAGAAGAAGCTGCTCGAGGGGCACTTAGAAGACTCTATGGATTCACAGAGAATAGAAGGCCCTGGGACTATACCAAGCCAAAACGGAGCTTGAGAGCAGAAAAGACCAGCACTGCCGGCTATCCAACTGGAGATGAGCCAAACAAGAAGACAGGCTGTGTTACCAACATCAGACAAGTGTTTAGCAGgtcatga